CCCTCCCTGCTCCCGCTCCTCCCTCACCTCGCCCCGGCCgggtcccccgccccccctcgCCGGCCCCCCCGCCTCGCCTCGCCCCGGCccggcctcccccgcccccgctcccccctcgccttgccctcccccgcccccgttccTCCCGCGCCCCGCCCCATCTGCTCCCGCCCCCGTTCCTCCCGCGCCCCGCCCTGGCCGGGCCCGccggcccccccgccccggcccccccactcccctcgcCCGCCCCCGTTCCTCTCGCGCCCTGTCCCGGCCGGGCCCCGTTCCTCCCGTGCCCGCGCCTCACCTTGGCCGGACCCCACGAtcctccccagcctgccccccccccacctggacCCCACGATCCTCTACAGCTTCACCCCTCTCCGCCACCCAACTCGTTGCAACCAGATCCTCCAGCTCATCCCCTGCAGGATCCCATGCCCACTCCTCTGGCCCAGTCCCCTGGTTCCACCCCAGCAGGAGAACATGACCACCTCCAACTtcacccccaggctgcccctgtCTCTCGACTCCATCCCAGCTAGTCCCCATGACACCCCCATCTCCGACTCCACTCTGGCCGGACACCACCACTCCACCCACCCAGGCACCCCCAAGGGAGTGACAGGTCCATCCTGTGAGAGCCCCCAACTCTCCGAGTGCAACCTGCCACCCCCAGCAGTGCTAGCACCCCAGGGTCCTTTCGCAGCAGACTGCGGGCACGGAAAGCCCTGGCAACTCAGCTAAGTTTCCCCTTCTTGTCTCTAGTTTCTTGCAGAACACAAGTTACTGGGGCAAATAAAAAATGTGGCCAAGACTGCGACCAAGGACCAGTTAGTTACGGCCTATAACCAGCTCTTTGAAACTCAGGTGAGTACCTGCCTCTCCTAGGCCTGTATGGGACAAAGAGCCCCTCGTTCTTATAGCACTTGCTTGTGACTGAGAACACAGATGGTTTTCGTTCTAGCCTCATTTCCACGTTCTCCAAACCGTTCGCCTGTTTGGCTGAATTGTTCTGCAGCTGAAGCATATTTTTGTTTTCGAACTTTGAGCAAAATTCTTGCTGCTTTTCATTTGAGTGCGTGAAAATAGTGTTCAtctatttaaagggacattgtcaacttCACAATCACACTTGCATTGGAATAGCGAGTGCCTGCTGTGGCTCCTAAGGCAGTCATTTGTAACGGAAAGATGAGATTTTTCTCTGTGCTTTGCTTTATATGTTTGACAGCACTCTCTATAGTCAATTTCATCATTTGTTGATCCTTTGTTCTTGCTGTTTCCTGCACACTCTTGCTAATAACAGCAACAAAATTGGAACTGAAGAGACAGATAGTGTGTGCTCAGAGAGGAAGGGGCTAGAGGGGAAAGAGTCTGATACTGCTTTCAGATCTCAACAAGGGGCCTTCTGAACATCATTACGGGAACAGAAACACCCAGATATTTGATAAAAGTaacttaaaaattctgtgcatgttATTTATAGGGTGTGCTATCAGAAACACTACTTGTTCAAGTTAAACCAAGTTAATAGAACTTTTTAAAAGGGTATTACCACAATTCACAGACTAACACAAACATGGATGAAGTTTGATAGCTGACACTTGGTATATAAGTAGTTCTCAGTGAGTGATGGTTTTGCTGGGTTTTGAATTTTTCCTTTGACCCATCAAAATTCAGATcatttgaatatatatttttttaatctagagGAACATGTTTTGATTATGCATGCCCTTCAAAGCAAATTAAGATAACCAGTCATGCAAATACATCCTGTGCATCTTCAGTTGTCAGAAAACATGTGACATTTTTTATCCTTTATAAATATCCTGCATCATTATACATATTTAAATAACTCGTATTTCAGTTTGCAGTGTTTTAGTCACCTTGATCCCAGGTTATTAgagaggtgaggtaatatcttctattggactaatgtctgttagtgaaagaggccaggtttgggaaaggtactcgGAGCATAGCAACTAAGTACAATGTAGAACTGATTGTTTCACATCAGTAGTTACATATTCTAatctaagagaccattcaaggtgaagtggccctctagtaccccccacaacacacctctCAGGAtccctgggtcctacacatgcctatcacaacaagGTGGCGTACCTCATCCAGTACGCTAAATGCCCCAAAAACAGCtatatgggtgaaaccagacagtcacTACTCTCTTGAATGAACTGTCACAGAAAAATAtcacctgtgggcaaacacttttaaTGAAATGATCACCCCATATCTGACCTAGGTCCATTGTAGAGCCTTAATACTGCTGACTATTGGAATCCATGGTTGTTTCTCCTCCAGAACTGGTCCTTAAGTATATAAAAGCTGTAAAGTAGATTTTGACAGCCTTTTGAAGGATTTTGTATCCTTTTATGTAGCAGGTAATGATAAATGCTTTCCTTACAGCGCTTTAAAGGCACAGAGAGTGCAGATAAAGTGACGGAACAGGTAAAGAAGGTCAAAATTGATGAAGACAAGGCAAAAGAAACTAAGCCTGAAGAGATTGTTGATGAGGTTTGTATAGAAAACTACTCTTTCTTAGATTAGGACTACTGCCTATGTAGTAGAATAAATGCTTTTGAAACCTTGAATTATAAAAGGTAGAGAATTTGAGTGGGCTGGGTTGAGGGGGATTGGTAATAAAGCATGCAGCCTGGAATGGATCCATAAATTGATTCTGAAATTGTTTAAGATGAACACAACAGTTCTTGGAAGTGAAGTGGTACGGCGGACAAACATTCACTAGTGGGATTTCTGGTTGGATGGCAGTATCCAAGCAGAAAGTGTTAATATGActgcaaaatgtttcttttattgGTACAATGTATCCCCTCAGCATTTTCTCTCTTGTTGGAATACTCTCTAACTGGACAGGGGTACATTTGAGGGCCAAAGCCCCATGAAGACATTTTCAGTGATGTTAAGAGAGCTGAGCAGCGTACCATATACAAACTGGTAAAGAGAAATTGAGTGCTCTTGGTTTGCTTTCTCACCAGAAGTGACAGCTGTGAAGTGTTTATTTACAAGTTGTTGTTCTTCATAAGTCTGTATTTGTAGTTTTCTGGAAGACCCTCATCTGATTGAAAAATTGGACCTTAATTTAACTTCTCACTTACCCAGCATATTTTGAGCCAGTAGTCATTCTCATGCAGATTTCTCCCCAAAGTTTTAAATAACTTCGGCATCAGGACCAATCTTGGTTTTGCATAGACTACATTTATATAACCCTTTCCTTCCCAAAGGATGCTAAAGTACCGTACAGACTATATTAATTTAAAAGCATATATGGGTGCTGTTCACCTTAGTATCTGAATGTGGTTCGTTCAGTGGCTTAAACTCAATTAGCTTCAGTTAGTCCATCTTGTGCTTTGTTGATAACTTGGGACGAGTCATTAAGGTTGTGGTAATTCTCTATTTTCTATCTTAATTCAGGGTCCACCAAAATATACAAAATCAGTTCTGAAAAAGGGGGATAAAACTAACTTTCCCAAAAAAGGAGATGTCGTTCATTGCTGGTATACGGGAAAGTTACAGGATGGGACTGTCTTCGATACCAATATTCAAACAAGTAAGGTCACCTGGATAACAAGGTCTTGCAGGTTTAAAGAGTTCAGATAGTTTCCACAACATATGAGTGGAAGAAATTAGCTGGAACGCTAGTCACCAAGTTGTCTTTATGCTTCTTAAAGGCTTGAATAGCCTGGGTCCTAAGAAACTGCTTCTGCTCCGTGTCCTGTTGCTGTCAGTTATTGGGATGAATCTTTCCAAGAGAGAAAGCAGGGTATTCTTTCAGGACTCACTTTTTATAACATGATCCCTGCATCTTGCCATAGACTACATATGGTATTTCCAGGCCATGGATAATGTGAAACATACTGATTTAGTCAGTCCTGTGGTTTTGCAGAAGGGCAGAGATAAAGGCTTTTAATTCATAAAACTCTGTTTAGCTATAGAGCCTGAGTGGTGGTAGCTTATTTAGCTGCCCAAGCAGACAGCTTGTATAATTATCAGTTAAATGCAGAGATGCTTTGGGGATAAGTGTGTAAAATACATAGCTTATGGGGGAAACAAGTGCTAGAAACATAAATTTTGCAGCAGTTTTATAGCACTGTTAAAAGTAATAGGTTGTAATTGCAATACTATGCAAGATTCAGATCATTGTTTTACAGTCTGTTTTTCTGCTCCAGACATTGTACATAAAATTGGTTCCCTGCTGATTTTATTGAACATGTTGCTTGCCAAATACAGTACCTGCCTGCATTTCTAATACCATAAAAATAGATCTTCTCTGTTTGTTACTTCAGTATCAGCTCTGGTGTTAGTGCAACTTCACTGGTTTAAAGAAACTATGGGCACTTGCATCAAGAGTGAATTTGCCCCATTGTTTGCTATTTCGCTGCTATTTTGAATGATTAAATGATATGAAGCGGGGGGAAATTCATTTACAGCTCATCTATAATCTGTATCTCGGTGCAGTAGATATTTGTGGTGCATGACTGCAGTGGTAGTTCTAGTCAGAACTATTAGCGTGAGCTAGTTAGTGACTTGACTTTGGCTGAATAAATGTATCTACAAGTGTCTTTCAggttcaaagaagaaaaaaggagcCAAACCTTTAAGCTTCAAAGTTGGCGTAGGAAAAGTTATCAGAGGCGTAAGTAAACCACATAAAAATCTGTCTGTGTCAAAGTCTGATGAAGTCCTCGGTCTGTAGGTTTACCTGTTGGTGTGCATCTGTTGGGTGCTTCTCTGAATTACCTGGAGAAGAGAGTGAGTTTACAGCTCTTTTGCCAGGAAtatgttttatttcagtttttatatAAATGCCCTCATCTAACTTCCCAGTGCTAGGCCCTCTCCATAACTAAACACGTGGACAGCAGTATTTGAGTGTGTGATCTTTGGGTCAGAGACAGTGTGTTAGATATTTGTACAGCACGTAGCACAGTGAACCTTGATTGGAGCCCCTGTGTGCGACAGGCTGAGTTCACAAAGGAGTCTAACTGCTAGGGGTCCTACATCTAGTagaattcacagccctgagtgaggcGCCTAAGAAAGGGATTCTCAGAACTCAGCAAGCTGAGCCAGGAAACCTAAGCAGAAGTGTGAAATGCAGAAGAAAGGACTGGGGcttagggcccagatccacagtGATATGCAGGTGCCTAATCCCCATTGGTCCAGACCTTAGGCACCTGACTGACAGAATGGAGAGAGGCACCTCTCTCTGCTTGGAATTCTCCACCGTGAtacctctcctggagtcagggccTAAGCAAGATCAGCCCTTTCTTGTGATATGCCAGAGAGACAGGCCACCACCCCACTACAGCAAATAGcgcagtggtcagggcactcacttgggatgcaAGGGTCCTGTTTTCAGATCCCTGCACTGtctgatttagagcagggacttgaacccaggtctcccatgttTCAGTTGAGTGCCctatgggggagaggagggtttcTCTGTATAATTAATATTCATTAGGGCAGAAAAAAAGAGAGTTAGCAAGTGTCTCAGAACCCAAATGGTTAGGAAGTCAAGTTCAAGGCCCTGCTCCAGTGTATAGTCAGGTTTTTTTAGATAGTGGACCAGCACCAACAAAAGCAATAGACATGCCACAGAATAGTCAGGTacttggtggttagggcactctcctggcatgtgggggccctggggccaaatccctgctccaaatcaggctgAGTGGCTGTCACGCAACCCAGGTcagggccctaaccactgagctaatggGTATTCTGGTACAGATAGCCCCCAGAATTCCTAACTTTGCCCTGGGCTGTCATATGCAAGTTAGGTCTTCTGAGAGCATATATACCAGACTGGCCCTGTAGGTGAGAGATGCGGAGGAATGCCTAGTTTGAGAAAACCGATAAGGCTTGCCTGAGCGAGGGCTCCGACAAGCTTGCCCACCCGTGGAAACCTATGCATGAAGTggtgatttaggtgcctagaaggtttggtggcagctgagtggtggttttgtgaatgtCAATTGTGCCTAAAGAGGCATCTAGGCACCCAAGTCCCTTTGTGCATCTAGCCCTACCACAATGCAAATTGACAGTATGTGCTGGTTCCAGTAACCTGACAGGTCAGTCAACATATCCTTATCTCCCGCCAGAGCCCCTCTTCTATCCACTCAGTCACCCCTCATGCCACAGCTGAACAGACGAGCTAAACAGTATCCTGAACTATTCCCAAGCTCTGATGCGTGTCATGGTGTCAGAAGAACAGCTGCGAGCCAGTATGGTGTGTCTGGATTTCACTTCAGAACTCTGAAGAGCTGATCACACTTCTTTGCACTTAAGCTTGATCCTTGCACAGGGCACAACATGGAGCTCCAGTCTGTCACTAGTGCAAGTGAAGGCTGCTTTTAAAAGGATGGGTAGCTAAGTAAAGTCCTAGGTATAGTCCTCTGGACAAAGCAGATGTGTCAAGCCCTTTACACAACTGCCTGCCTACTTACCTTGGAGAGCCTAGAGAATGGGGGCAGGTGTGGATGCTGCATGGGTATGTCTGAGGAGATGTGGGTGTATCATCTCATAATGAGGTGCTTAGCTACAGGCCCTGCTCGTTGCCTCCCTTCTATTACTGGACAGTAGTAACTTGGTGGCCGCCCTGCTGCATttctcagtgcaggatcaggttcCTCACCAGTGCCATGCACGACTGCTGTGGCTCGGCATGGATGTACTGTGACAGCTACTTATGGAGGGGGACACCCCCAAAATATCATTGGTCTTGTGCCACTTGCTTCAGTTTTTTGTGATAAGCTTTAGTCTCTTGCTATAACACTTCCATGCTTGGATTGTTGCCATACACCTCAAACAGCTGAGATCTGAATACCACCTGTTATCTGATAAGCTGATACCGTGCTAAACTCTGAACACTAGCTATGAGGTTTGGCATGGGGAGGGACAAGCACTGAGAGATAAAATTAGTTATCAAACTTCATAAACCCCAGCTGGATAACGGCTTATCTGTAAATTCCAAAATAAGTGGAATCTGTGAAAACACACACTGAGTTTCATATTCTTATTGAAATAAGAAAGATTTGGCCTACTAGTATCTTCACATCAGGGGATACTAAACTTCAGAGGCTAGTTTCCACTGTACTGTATGTGCCTGGGCTATAAATCCAAATCCGTGGCAGTAAATCCTAGAACAGCTCTTGAACAGGTGTTACTGtgggaacattttcattttttaaaaggaaaaatccagTTGTCGAACACTACTGCTTGAAAGGCCATCTGCAGTTAGTTAAGCTGCAAGCTGGGAAGCATTTATTGGTGTGTGTGTTCTGGCTCAGAGCCCAAGTACTTAAAAGAATAGAGTTGGAaattacatctttttttttttgaacttcaTGTTACAACATACTTTCTTTTTTAGTGGGATGAAGCTCTGTTGACAATGACTAAAGGGGAGAAGGCTCATCTGGAAATTGAACCTGAATGGGCTTATGGGAAGAAAGGGCAGCCTGATGCCAAGTATCCTTTTACTTGAAAATATGAACAGGATTGAATGTACCTTTTGGGAACGTCCTTGTTATTCAAGTCTCTTTGCAGTAAGATTTTTCCTGCTGGAAACATATAACCAAGGCAAAGATGGATTTCTGGCGGGGTGTACGTTGGCAACATGGTGCTTGACTTACAGAATAGGACCATTTTGGAGTGTGCGCTcgctctttctctgtctctctctcagcagcccctgccatgcaCACTTGTTTCAGTGATTGTTGCCTCTGCTTAGCAGTTAATACAGTGGGAAAAGAGCAGACTTGTACTACTGGCTGTCACAAACACGCACTTGGCAGGACAAAGGCCTTGCAGGCAGGGATCTGGCAATGGAATATACATTTGCAGTTACAGGTTGGCTTAGGGTGGAAGCCTAAGTGAATATGGGGGAATTAATGTATGTATGGATTTCAAAATGCTAATGACGGTTTatgctttaaaaatgtgtccTAGCTGAACTAGGAGCAGGACATCCTAAATGAGGCATGACACTAGTTTGGGAACAGGGATGACTTGCCATTCTTCCATTCATAGCTTCATTGGCATAgttcttcctctctcctctgtATGTAAGTATGCATTCTCCTAAACGTTTCCACCTCCAGCACTGAAACAAATTCAGTGATCTATCTGGGGACCATATAAGGGTAGTAAAGAGGTAACTTGCTGTGCTTTAAATGAAGGGGAATCCGattctattagaattctttgaggggatggACCAGGGGGATCCAgtgcatatagtgtacttggactttcaagaagcctttgacaagattccTCAcgggctcttaagcaaagtaagctgtcatgggacaagagggaaggttctctcatggatcagtaactggttaaaagtagggtgaccatatttccctatgctgaatacagggCACCTGTTAAAAAAACTCGTATGCaagcgagttcaatggcaatcagtcagaactatgcagtacaaacattcaattaacatcaagttgactgagcccttgttaaaaagaaatactgtgtaggattctttttatttaccttatcTTTAaagctttagggttcacatgtggcaaggtgacacacacacacacacacacacactcctgtacacctctctcacatggTGTGGGGGTGACCAATCGACctgaccatccctgcccagccctctccactGTCAATGCCTGGCTTGGCCCCTGGGACagacccgcctctcctggtacctggcaccatgtcttcccaaggcaacacgggctggggagagggaggcacgTTTTTAAGAAGTCGGGACACCTGCAGgggggcttaaatatgggactgtccctttaaaaatgggatacCTGGTCACACtagttaaaaaacacacacatacagtcaacctgtggaactcgttgacaggatgttgtgaaggtcaaaactataactgggttaaaaaaaaattagattaagttcatggaggataggtccatcaatgggtattagccaagctggtcagggatgcaatcccatgctctggggtccctaaacctctgactgccagaaattgGGATTGGATGactgaggatggatcacttgattgccctgttctgttcattccctctggcactgaccactgtcagaagacaggatactgggctacttggaccattggtctgacccagtatggtcattcttatgttcttaacaaccggggtgggagaaagagagaagtcTGTTGTCATTGCTTCAGCGGCAAAGAGAAGAGGAAGTAGTGAGATTCATCTGCGCTTATGTTCCACAATGCCTCTGGCCGGAGGACACAAGGAGAAAACAGGAGTGGGCTGACCTGCTGAACACTCCCTACATCCTACTTGTCTCTGTTCCTTGCTAGCTTTTTGTGCTGCTggtaggagggggagaaagggaaaataCCCCCTTTGTCTCCAGCATCTCAACTTGTGCCCCCTGGTGATTTGtctgcctggtgtgaaggttgcggATCTGAGTTATCTAGATAGACTTACGTGTagcgctggggaggagctggtggtcgtggtacatgtaggtacctaTGATGTAGGGAAGGGTCAGAGagatgtcctggaggccaaatttaggctgccaggaaagagactgaaatccaggacctctagggtggcattctcagaaatgctaccagttccatgtgcagggccaggtaggcaggcagagcttcagagtctcaatgcgtgcatgagacaatggtgtagagaggaggagtttagatttattaggaactggagaaacttctgggatagggggagcctatacaggaaggatgggctccacctaaaccagagTGGATCCAGGCTGCTgacacttaacattaaaaagtttgcagagtagtttttaaactaagagatcgGGGGGGAGGAGCCGATGGCTGCAGAGGCACACCTGggtcggacagagacttctcttagaggcaAGTCTATTGATAGACATTCTCTAGGGTTTaatcaggaggaggggatggaagaggacaaagtatgggccagatcagatgagaaacattcacaaaGAATccgacacatcagaaaagggcagacaaataagcagtgacaagtttttaaagtgcttgtacacaaatgctggaagtctaaataatacgatgggtgaactagagtgcctcgtgttaaaggaggatattgatgtaataggcatcacagaaaccgggtggagtgagggcaatcaatgggacacaatcattccggggtacaaaatatatcggaaggataGAACAGGAGGTCATGCGGAGGGGCGGGGAGTGGCACCATATGgtaaagaaaatgtagaatcaaatgaaataaaaatcttaaatgaatccacatgttccatagaatctctgtggatagtaattccatgctctaataagaatataacagtagtcatctattatcgaccacctgaccaggacagtgatagtgacgatgaaatgtgaagggagattagagaggctatcaaaataaaaaaactcaataatagtgggggatttcaattatccccatattgactgggtacatatcacatcaggacgaaatgcagagacaaaatttctcaatactttaaatgactgctctttggagcagctggtgcaggaacccccaaggggagaggcaactcctgatctagtcctgagtggagcgcaggatctggtccaagaggtaactataacaggactgcttggaaacaGTGACCAcagtataacaacatttaacattcctacggtgggaagaacacctcaaaagtccaacactgtggcatttaatttcagaaaggggaactatgcgaaaacgaggaggttagttaaacagaaattaaaaggtccagtgactagagtgaaatccctgcaagctgcatggacacttttcaaagacaccatcatagaggctcaacttcaacgtataccccaaattaaaaaacacagtaaaagaactaaaaaagagccaccgcgGCTTAACAACAAAGTGAAAGAAGTAGTGAGAGATAAAacggcatcttttaaaaagtggaagtcaaatcctagtgaggtaaatagaaaggagcataaacactgccaaattaaatgtcaaaatgtaataagaaaagccagaAAGGAATTTGAAGACCAggtagccaaaaactcaaaagatattaacaaaatgtttaagtacttcagaagcaggaagcctgctaaacaagcagtggggcctctggacaatcgagatacaaaaggagcacttaaagacgataaagtcatcgcggagaaactaaatgaattctttgcttcagacttcacggctgaggatgtgagggaagattcccaaacctgagtggtcttttgtaggtgacaaatctgaggaattgtcacagattgaagtgacactagaggaggttttggaattaattgagaaacttaacaggaacaagtcaccgggaccagatggcattcacccaagagttctgaaagaactcagatgtgaaactgCGGAACTTTTAACTATGGTTAATAGTTCCGcagtttcacatctgagttctttcagaactcttgggtttccacagtatgcatccgatgaagtgagctgtagctcacgaaagctcatgctcaaataaattggttagtttctaaggtgccacaagtcctccttttcttttaactatggtttgtaacctgtcctttaaaccagctactgtacccaatgactggaagatagctaatgtaatgccactatttaagaagggctctagaggtgatcctggcagttacagaccggtaagtctaacgtcagcatggggcaaattagttgaaacaatcaTAAAGAATAAAATGATCAGATACATAGAAGAACATACATTGTTGttcaaaagtcaacatggtttctgtaaagggagatcatgtcttactgatctattagaattctttgagggggtcaacaaacatgtggacaagggggatccagtggacatagtgtacttagatttccagaaagtctttgacaaggtccctcaccaaaggttcttacgtaaattaaattgtcatgggataagagggatgatcctttcatggattgagaactggctaaaagacagggaacaaagggaggaataaatggtaaattttcagaaaggagaggggtaactagtggtgttctccaagggtcagtcctaggaccagtcctattcaacttattcataaatgatctggagaaaggggtaaatagcgaggtggcaaagtttgcagatgatactaaactgctcaagatagttaagcccaaagcagactgtgaagaacttcaaaaagatctcacaaaactaagtgattgggcaacagaaatttaatttaattaatgtggataaatgtaatgcacaatggaaaaaataatcccaactatacatacaatatgatgggggctaatttagctacaactaatcaggagaaagatcttggagtcatcgtggatagttctctgaagatgtccacacagtgtgcagcagcagtcaaaaaagcaaacaggatgttaggaatcattaaaagagggacagagaa
The nucleotide sequence above comes from Caretta caretta isolate rCarCar2 chromosome 6, rCarCar1.hap1, whole genome shotgun sequence. Encoded proteins:
- the FKBP3 gene encoding peptidyl-prolyl cis-trans isomerase FKBP3, whose product is MAAAPPRQWSAEELRSEALPKKDLIKFLQEHAAQAFLAEHKLLGQIKNVAKTATKDQLVTAYNQLFETQRFKGTESADKVTEQVKKVKIDEDKAKETKPEEIVDEGPPKYTKSVLKKGDKTNFPKKGDVVHCWYTGKLQDGTVFDTNIQTSSKKKKGAKPLSFKVGVGKVIRGWDEALLTMTKGEKAHLEIEPEWAYGKKGQPDAKIPPNAKLFFEVELVDID